One Prunus dulcis chromosome 7, ALMONDv2, whole genome shotgun sequence DNA segment encodes these proteins:
- the LOC117634615 gene encoding protein NRT1/ PTR FAMILY 5.10-like isoform X1, with translation MATSHHETAGVQTPLLDDVVEGAVDYKGLPVHRSRSGGWRSAWFIIGVEVAERFAYYGISCNLITFLTGPLGQSTATAAENVNIWSGTASLLPLLGAFVADSFLGRYRTIVFASLLYILGLGLLTLSAVLPSLTGSDCQNFNQSTSCSSQFQVLFFFFSLYLVAVAQGGHKPCVQAFGADQFDASDPEECKAKSSFFNWWYFSLCFGTTFTLILLIYIQDNLSWGLGFGIPCIAMVLALFIFLLGTRTYRCSIKGDEESPFVRIGRVFVAALRNWRTTPSAITSEEESRGTLPHESSEQFKFLNKALLAPDDLKESRKVCTVAEVEEAKSVLRLFPIWVTCLAYAVVFAQYSTFFTKQGATMDRTIAPGLDIPAASLQTFISITIVIFVPIYDRIFVPIARVFTRKPSGITMLQRIGIGMFISIISMVVAALVEMKRLKTAKDYGLLDMPSATVPMSIWWLVPQYLLAGLADVFTMVGLQEFFYDQVPNELKSIGLALYLSIFGVGSFLSSFLISAIDDATTWAGETSWFSTNLNRAHLDYFYWLLGGISVVELAIYLYFAKSYIYNRAGTV, from the exons ATGGCCACTTCTCACCACGAGACTGCGGGAGTCCAAACTCCACTACTAGATGACGTCGTAGAGGGTGCCGTCGACTACAAAGGCCTCCCCGTACACAGATCCAGATCAGGCGGCTGGCGTTCCGCGTGGTTTATAATAG GGGTGGAGGTTGCCGAGAGGTTCGCATACTATGGAATCAGCTGCAACCTCATCACCTTTCTGACGGGGCCTTTGGGGCAGTCCACGGCCACGGCGGCTGAGAATGTCAACATTTGGTCCGGAACGGCGTCGTTGCTTCCTTTGTTGGGAGCCTTTGTGGCCGATTCTTTTCTTGGACGCTACCGCACTATTGTGTTTGCATCTCTGCTCTATATTTTG GGACTTGGCTTGTTGACCCTGTCAGCCGTGCTTCCTTCTCTCACTGGTTCTGACTGCCAAAATTTCAATCAATCCACATCATGTTCTTCTCAGTTTCAAgtattgttcttcttcttctctctgtaTCTGGTAGCTGTTGCGCAAGGTGGACACAAGCCTTGCGTTCAGGCTTTCGGAGCTGATCAATTTGATGCGTCAGATCCAGAGGAGTGCAAAGCCAAAAGCTCATTCTTTAATTGGTGGTATTTTAGCTTATGTTTCGGTACCACATTTACACTTATACTATTGATCTACATACAGGACAACCTGAGTTGGGGTCTGGGTTTTGGAATTCCTTGTATTGCGATGGTCCTTGCCCTGTTTATTTTCTTGCTCGGAACTAGAACTTACCGGTGTAGTATCAAAGGGGATGAGGAAAGCCCATTTGTAAGAATTGGAAGGGTGTTTGTCGCTGCATTAAGGAACTGGCGAACTACTCCTTCAGCAATAACTTCTGAAGAGGAATCCCGCGGAACCTTGCCTCACGAAAGTTCTGAACAATTCAA GTTCCTGAACAAAGCATTGCTTGCACCGGATGATTTGAAGGAAAGCAGAAAGGTGTGTACTGTCGCTGAGGTTGAAGAAGCAAAATCTGTTCTTAGGCTTTTTCCAATATGGGTTACATGCTTGGCATATGCGGTTGTGTTTGCACAGTATTCAACTTTCTTCACTAAGCAAGGTGCCACCATGGACAGAACAATTGCACCGGGCCTTGATATACCAGCCGCTTCACTTCAGACTTTCATCAGCATTACCATTGTCATCTTCGTTCCCATTTATGATCGCATTTTTGTTCCAATAGCTAGAGTTTTCACCAGGAAACCTTCTGGAATTACAATGCTGCAAAGAATTGGGATTGGTATGTTTATATCTATTATTTCCATGGTAGTTGCAGCTCTAGTTGAGATGAAAAGGCTCAAAACTGCCAAAGATTATGGTCTGCTTGATATGCCAAGTGCCACAGTTCCAATGAGTATTTGGTGGTTGGTTCCTCAGTACTTGTTGGCCGGATTGGCCGATGTTTTCACGATGGTTGGTCTGCAAGAGTTTTTTTATGATCAGGTGCCAAATGAATTAAAGAGTATCGGACTTGCCCTCTACCTCAGTatttttggtgtgggaagctTTCTGAGCAGCTTTCTTATCTCCGCCATTGATGACGCAACCACTTGGGCAGGTGAAACTAGCTGGTTTTCCACTAATCTCAACCGTGCACATCTGGATTACTTCTATTGGCTACTTGGTGGAATCAGTGTAGTAGAATTGGCTATCTACTTGTATTTTGCAAAATCTTACATTTATAATAGGGCAGGTACAGTATAA
- the LOC117634615 gene encoding protein NRT1/ PTR FAMILY 5.10-like isoform X2 yields MMNEGLGLLTLSAVLPSLTGSDCQNFNQSTSCSSQFQVLFFFFSLYLVAVAQGGHKPCVQAFGADQFDASDPEECKAKSSFFNWWYFSLCFGTTFTLILLIYIQDNLSWGLGFGIPCIAMVLALFIFLLGTRTYRCSIKGDEESPFVRIGRVFVAALRNWRTTPSAITSEEESRGTLPHESSEQFKFLNKALLAPDDLKESRKVCTVAEVEEAKSVLRLFPIWVTCLAYAVVFAQYSTFFTKQGATMDRTIAPGLDIPAASLQTFISITIVIFVPIYDRIFVPIARVFTRKPSGITMLQRIGIGMFISIISMVVAALVEMKRLKTAKDYGLLDMPSATVPMSIWWLVPQYLLAGLADVFTMVGLQEFFYDQVPNELKSIGLALYLSIFGVGSFLSSFLISAIDDATTWAGETSWFSTNLNRAHLDYFYWLLGGISVVELAIYLYFAKSYIYNRAGTV; encoded by the exons ATGATGAATGAG GGACTTGGCTTGTTGACCCTGTCAGCCGTGCTTCCTTCTCTCACTGGTTCTGACTGCCAAAATTTCAATCAATCCACATCATGTTCTTCTCAGTTTCAAgtattgttcttcttcttctctctgtaTCTGGTAGCTGTTGCGCAAGGTGGACACAAGCCTTGCGTTCAGGCTTTCGGAGCTGATCAATTTGATGCGTCAGATCCAGAGGAGTGCAAAGCCAAAAGCTCATTCTTTAATTGGTGGTATTTTAGCTTATGTTTCGGTACCACATTTACACTTATACTATTGATCTACATACAGGACAACCTGAGTTGGGGTCTGGGTTTTGGAATTCCTTGTATTGCGATGGTCCTTGCCCTGTTTATTTTCTTGCTCGGAACTAGAACTTACCGGTGTAGTATCAAAGGGGATGAGGAAAGCCCATTTGTAAGAATTGGAAGGGTGTTTGTCGCTGCATTAAGGAACTGGCGAACTACTCCTTCAGCAATAACTTCTGAAGAGGAATCCCGCGGAACCTTGCCTCACGAAAGTTCTGAACAATTCAA GTTCCTGAACAAAGCATTGCTTGCACCGGATGATTTGAAGGAAAGCAGAAAGGTGTGTACTGTCGCTGAGGTTGAAGAAGCAAAATCTGTTCTTAGGCTTTTTCCAATATGGGTTACATGCTTGGCATATGCGGTTGTGTTTGCACAGTATTCAACTTTCTTCACTAAGCAAGGTGCCACCATGGACAGAACAATTGCACCGGGCCTTGATATACCAGCCGCTTCACTTCAGACTTTCATCAGCATTACCATTGTCATCTTCGTTCCCATTTATGATCGCATTTTTGTTCCAATAGCTAGAGTTTTCACCAGGAAACCTTCTGGAATTACAATGCTGCAAAGAATTGGGATTGGTATGTTTATATCTATTATTTCCATGGTAGTTGCAGCTCTAGTTGAGATGAAAAGGCTCAAAACTGCCAAAGATTATGGTCTGCTTGATATGCCAAGTGCCACAGTTCCAATGAGTATTTGGTGGTTGGTTCCTCAGTACTTGTTGGCCGGATTGGCCGATGTTTTCACGATGGTTGGTCTGCAAGAGTTTTTTTATGATCAGGTGCCAAATGAATTAAAGAGTATCGGACTTGCCCTCTACCTCAGTatttttggtgtgggaagctTTCTGAGCAGCTTTCTTATCTCCGCCATTGATGACGCAACCACTTGGGCAGGTGAAACTAGCTGGTTTTCCACTAATCTCAACCGTGCACATCTGGATTACTTCTATTGGCTACTTGGTGGAATCAGTGTAGTAGAATTGGCTATCTACTTGTATTTTGCAAAATCTTACATTTATAATAGGGCAGGTACAGTATAA